In Aequorivita sp. H23M31, a single window of DNA contains:
- a CDS encoding DEAD/DEAH box helicase, with amino-acid sequence MPFKKLNPELQKTLTSLEMTTPTLFESKSIPVIKSGANVYCVAPKDSGKTSTLIITTLQKLKYRAIGNVPRAVALVESKEEASELYNLFLEYLKTSDLRIYLATEEIHVDIQKSEIAMGIDILISTPISMNKLFLSNGINTSEVKILSVDDAEFLIQKSHYSAIMLLTRSIKKCQYVLYMEKMEPMLKRFKDYFMEFAKTVVVKERVEGEENEN; translated from the coding sequence ATGCCTTTTAAAAAATTAAATCCTGAATTACAAAAGACACTTACAAGTCTAGAGATGACCACCCCTACTCTATTTGAAAGTAAGAGCATACCGGTGATAAAAAGTGGTGCCAATGTGTATTGCGTCGCACCAAAGGATAGCGGAAAAACTTCCACACTTATTATTACAACTTTACAGAAGTTAAAATATAGAGCGATTGGAAATGTTCCGCGTGCCGTAGCTCTGGTAGAAAGTAAGGAGGAAGCTTCGGAGCTTTATAATTTATTTCTGGAGTATTTGAAAACGAGCGACCTTCGAATCTATTTGGCTACCGAGGAAATTCATGTCGATATACAAAAATCGGAAATTGCAATGGGAATCGATATTTTGATCTCGACTCCCATCTCCATGAACAAATTGTTTTTGTCCAATGGCATCAACACCTCCGAGGTGAAAATACTGAGTGTTGATGATGCTGAATTCTTGATCCAAAAATCACACTACTCGGCCATAATGCTACTCACACGAAGTATAAAAAAATGTCAGTATGTTCTGTATATGGAAAAAATGGAACCCATGTTAAAAAGGTTTAAGGATTATTTTATGGAGTTTGCAAAAACGGTTGTGGTCAAGGAGAGAGTTGAAGGTGAAGAGAACGAAAATTAA
- a CDS encoding nitrous oxide reductase family maturation protein NosD → MVFSSMAVQAETITVCSSCPVKTIKQALAQAVNGDTILVKPGIYKESNIKIDKEITLIGENLPTIDGETKGEIITIGADNVTVDGFEIINVGLSYTTDYASVRVVKSSNFVIQNLELEKLFFGIYLQKSNNGKVLNNKVRGEAVTEFNSGNAIHLWYCNNVEIRGNDVRNVRDGIYLEFSSHIQIYDNVSKFNVRYGLHFMFSNNNEAHHNIFETNGAGIALMFSKDMILTNNTVRKNWGTAAYGVLLKEISNATIAHNTFELNTVAITVDVSSNIDYFHNDFISNGYGLRIRGASYNSKINNNNFLYNSFDLSYNGKLNENNFNGNYWSDYTGYDLDKDGMGDVPYRPVKLFSYIVNRTPETIILLRSLFIDIIDFSEKVSPVFTPDNLMDNNPRMKPIKHDRS, encoded by the coding sequence ATGGTTTTCAGTTCAATGGCAGTCCAGGCTGAAACTATAACAGTCTGTTCCAGTTGTCCCGTTAAAACAATTAAGCAAGCACTCGCACAAGCGGTCAATGGAGATACGATTCTTGTAAAACCAGGTATATATAAAGAATCCAACATAAAAATCGATAAAGAAATTACCCTCATAGGTGAAAACCTGCCCACCATAGATGGCGAAACAAAAGGAGAAATAATTACCATTGGGGCAGATAATGTTACTGTAGATGGATTTGAGATTATTAATGTAGGTTTAAGCTATACCACCGATTATGCTTCCGTTCGGGTAGTGAAAAGTTCAAATTTTGTAATTCAAAATCTGGAGCTTGAGAAGTTGTTTTTTGGAATTTATCTACAAAAATCAAATAACGGTAAAGTTCTGAACAACAAGGTAAGGGGAGAAGCCGTTACCGAATTTAACTCTGGCAACGCCATCCATCTTTGGTATTGCAATAATGTAGAAATAAGAGGGAACGATGTAAGGAACGTACGAGACGGAATCTATTTGGAATTCTCCAGTCACATCCAAATTTATGATAATGTAAGCAAATTCAATGTTAGGTATGGATTGCACTTTATGTTCAGCAATAACAATGAAGCGCACCATAATATCTTTGAGACAAATGGTGCCGGAATTGCTCTTATGTTTTCAAAAGACATGATATTGACCAATAATACTGTTAGAAAAAATTGGGGAACAGCGGCTTATGGTGTTCTTTTAAAAGAAATAAGTAATGCAACGATTGCTCACAACACATTTGAGCTCAACACTGTTGCCATTACAGTGGACGTAAGTAGCAACATAGACTACTTCCACAACGATTTTATCAGTAACGGTTATGGATTGCGGATTAGAGGAGCGAGCTACAATTCGAAAATCAATAATAATAATTTCCTTTATAATTCTTTCGATTTATCCTATAATGGAAAACTAAATGAGAATAATTTCAATGGAAATTATTGGAGTGATTACACGGGTTATGATCTTGATAAGGATGGAATGGGAGATGTTCCTTATCGCCCTGTGAAACTCTTTTCGTATATAGTTAACCGAACTCCGGAAACCATAATTCTTTTGAGAAGTCTATTTATCGATATAATAGACTTTTCAGAAAAAGTTTCTCCCGTGTTTACCCCTGATAATTTGATGGATAACAATCCTAGAATGAAACCAATAAAACATGATAGAAGTTAA
- a CDS encoding ABC transporter ATP-binding protein yields the protein MIEVKDLHKKFGKNEVLKGIDLSIREGGIFSILGPNGSGKTTLIKSILGMVIPDSGEISIKGDTLKNNYKYREKIDYLPQIANFPGNLKVNELIAMIKDLRDYKDTKDQELIELFKLQPFLNKRLVNLSGGTKQKVNLVLTFMFDSPLIILDEPTSGLDPISHLRLKNLIFKEKEKGKTILVTSHILSFVEDIADEIVFLLEGKIYFKGSIPELKAKTETHDFEHAIASILSSTYA from the coding sequence ATGATAGAAGTTAAGGATTTACATAAAAAATTTGGAAAGAACGAAGTGCTCAAGGGCATTGATCTATCTATTCGCGAAGGCGGAATATTCTCTATTCTTGGACCCAACGGCTCGGGAAAAACTACTCTTATCAAAAGTATCTTAGGGATGGTTATTCCGGATTCCGGAGAAATCTCTATAAAAGGAGATACTTTAAAGAACAATTATAAGTATCGAGAGAAAATAGATTATTTACCACAAATCGCCAACTTCCCAGGAAACCTTAAGGTAAATGAACTGATTGCCATGATCAAGGATTTGAGGGATTATAAGGATACCAAGGATCAAGAATTAATAGAATTATTCAAGCTGCAACCCTTCCTTAATAAACGCTTGGTTAATCTTTCAGGAGGTACAAAACAAAAAGTAAACCTGGTACTTACTTTTATGTTCGACAGCCCTTTAATAATTCTCGACGAGCCAACCAGCGGTCTAGATCCCATTTCACATTTACGGCTGAAGAATTTGATTTTTAAAGAAAAAGAAAAGGGAAAAACCATTTTAGTTACTTCCCATATTCTAAGTTTCGTTGAAGATATAGCCGATGAGATTGTATTTCTCTTGGAAGGGAAAATCTATTTTAAAGGCAGTATTCCCGAATTAAAAGCCAAGACCGAAACCCACGATTTTGAACACGCAATAGCTTCTATTTTATCCTCTACCTATGCTTAA
- a CDS encoding nitrous oxide reductase accessory protein NosL, whose amino-acid sequence MIRFFLLSIISILFISCEISPQKIEYGSDACNYCDMTIVDRQHSAQMVSTKGKAFKYDAIECMVHSLQEDMADTEMALYLVANFDQPGELMDATSSSYLVSEQIQSPMGANLSAFQDESAAENTQKKFTGKIYTWQEIQKHLKH is encoded by the coding sequence ATGATACGTTTCTTTCTTTTAAGTATAATTTCCATTTTATTTATTTCTTGTGAAATAAGTCCGCAAAAAATTGAATATGGCTCAGATGCTTGTAACTACTGCGATATGACTATCGTGGATAGACAGCACTCTGCCCAAATGGTGAGCACAAAGGGCAAGGCTTTTAAATATGATGCGATTGAATGTATGGTCCATTCGCTACAAGAGGATATGGCAGATACTGAAATGGCTCTTTATTTAGTTGCAAACTTTGATCAACCAGGTGAATTGATGGATGCAACCTCATCTTCTTATTTAGTGAGCGAACAGATTCAAAGTCCAATGGGCGCCAATCTTTCGGCTTTTCAGGATGAGAGCGCGGCTGAAAACACTCAGAAAAAATTTACTGGTAAGATTTATACTTGGCAAGAAATTCAGAAACACTTAAAGCACTGA
- the thiE gene encoding thiamine phosphate synthase, with translation MIPKLHYITQGNSPKEHLENIQKACNSGAELVQLRVKNVSDKKLLKLAREAREITAHFQTRLIINDDYKIAKEVKADGVHLGKTDSCPTVARKHLYTWQIIGGTANTLQDCEVLIQKDVDYISLGPFRFTTTKENLPPVLGIAGYVAILDVLKTETPILAVGGITPADVSELLEIGISGVAVSGEITRDFNTIRIFNQLLNASSTAEQRYTFEE, from the coding sequence ATGATACCTAAACTACATTATATAACTCAGGGTAATTCACCAAAGGAACACCTAGAGAATATTCAAAAAGCTTGTAATTCTGGTGCGGAGCTGGTGCAATTGCGTGTAAAGAATGTATCTGACAAGAAATTGTTGAAACTTGCCCGTGAGGCTCGAGAGATTACCGCTCATTTTCAAACGAGATTAATTATTAATGACGATTATAAGATAGCCAAGGAAGTTAAAGCAGATGGCGTGCATTTGGGAAAAACCGACTCCTGTCCTACTGTTGCCAGAAAGCATTTATATACTTGGCAGATTATTGGTGGCACAGCAAACACTTTGCAGGATTGCGAAGTGTTAATCCAGAAGGATGTAGATTATATCAGTTTGGGTCCGTTTAGATTTACAACCACCAAAGAAAATTTACCACCAGTTTTAGGAATAGCTGGATATGTCGCGATACTGGATGTTTTAAAAACCGAAACTCCCATATTAGCTGTTGGAGGAATAACCCCTGCCGATGTTTCTGAGCTTTTGGAAATTGGTATTTCTGGAGTGGCGGTATCTGGGGAAATAACGCGTGATTTTAATACAATTCGGATTTTTAACCAATTACTGAATGCTTCTTCCACCGCGGAACAGCGATATACTTTTGAGGAATGA
- a CDS encoding IS256 family transposase: MKKDDLISDDFLKQFKTHEELSDFLKQIQKRGIEKMLEGELDGHLDYDKHQRSNGGNSRNGHSRKKIKTSFGESEIAVPRDREASFNPMIVPKRGNMVDGLENVIVSLYAKGMSNSDIEEQIREVYDFDVSTSTISRITEKISGDIVAWQNRPLEPVYLIVWMDGIVFKVRENSKVINKTIYIAVGLRRDGKKEVLGLWLGKNESAAFWMSVLTDIRARGTEDILITATDNLNGFTDTIKNVFPESKTQICVVHQIRNACRYVVWKDKKAFTADMKHIYNAPNQEAAKMALEDFAQKWNDKYSYAIKSWRDNWEELTVFYEFPLEIRKIIYTTNLIENLNGKIRKYTKNKLSFPTDDAVMKSVYLAVREATKKWTMPVRNWGIILNQFLTIYEKRVRL, translated from the coding sequence ATGAAGAAAGACGATTTAATTTCAGATGATTTTCTGAAGCAGTTCAAGACCCACGAGGAGCTCAGCGATTTTTTAAAGCAGATCCAGAAACGTGGGATCGAAAAGATGCTCGAAGGTGAGCTCGACGGCCACCTAGATTACGACAAACACCAGAGGTCCAATGGAGGCAACTCGCGCAACGGGCACTCCCGGAAGAAAATAAAAACCTCCTTTGGCGAATCCGAGATTGCCGTCCCCAGAGACCGTGAGGCCTCGTTCAATCCCATGATCGTACCCAAGCGGGGCAATATGGTCGATGGCCTTGAGAACGTCATCGTGTCACTCTATGCCAAGGGAATGAGCAACAGCGATATTGAGGAGCAGATACGTGAGGTCTATGATTTTGATGTGTCCACCTCGACCATATCCAGGATCACGGAAAAAATATCGGGCGATATAGTTGCCTGGCAGAACCGTCCCTTGGAGCCGGTCTACTTGATTGTCTGGATGGATGGCATCGTATTCAAGGTCCGCGAGAACTCCAAGGTTATTAACAAGACCATCTACATAGCCGTTGGCCTGCGCAGGGACGGTAAAAAAGAGGTCTTGGGGCTATGGCTTGGCAAGAACGAATCAGCAGCTTTCTGGATGAGCGTATTGACCGATATAAGGGCGCGCGGCACAGAAGACATCCTTATCACGGCCACCGATAACCTCAATGGTTTTACGGATACGATCAAGAACGTGTTCCCCGAGTCCAAGACCCAGATATGCGTGGTACACCAGATACGCAATGCCTGCAGGTACGTCGTATGGAAGGATAAAAAAGCCTTTACCGCAGATATGAAGCATATCTATAACGCCCCAAACCAGGAGGCCGCCAAGATGGCCCTAGAGGATTTTGCCCAAAAATGGAACGATAAATATTCCTATGCCATCAAGAGCTGGCGCGACAACTGGGAAGAGCTCACAGTGTTCTATGAGTTCCCGTTGGAGATACGCAAGATCATCTATACCACGAACCTTATAGAGAACCTGAACGGGAAGATAAGAAAGTACACCAAGAACAAACTTTCCTTCCCAACGGACGATGCCGTGATGAAATCCGTATATTTGGCAGTAAGGGAAGCCACCAAAAAATGGACAATGCCCGTCAGGAACTGGGGCATTATATTAAACCAGTTCCTAACGATCTATGAAAAAAGGGTCAGACTCTAA
- a CDS encoding fasciclin domain-containing protein → MKTTLKLLFVSITLLVFSACKNEANTEGNGTLVENSAKTDAPQKQGQAFIKDDESAPNVLQIAIGSPDHTTLVAAVQTAHLENALVNAGPLMVFAPTNAAFDELPAGTVDDLLKPENHDKLASILKHHVTPGNYSKEFLKKFKKVGQADGTDATVEVKGDDVYVGGAKIIASIPAGNGIVHVVDKVILPAN, encoded by the coding sequence ATGAAAACAACACTTAAATTGCTCTTCGTTTCAATTACCTTACTTGTCTTTTCTGCTTGTAAAAATGAAGCGAACACTGAAGGGAACGGAACCCTAGTGGAGAATTCCGCAAAAACTGATGCTCCCCAAAAACAAGGACAGGCTTTTATTAAAGATGATGAATCAGCACCAAACGTTCTTCAAATTGCAATCGGGTCTCCCGATCACACAACACTTGTAGCTGCGGTACAAACTGCACATCTTGAAAATGCTTTGGTAAATGCAGGACCTTTAATGGTTTTCGCACCAACCAATGCTGCTTTTGATGAATTGCCAGCAGGAACGGTTGACGATCTTTTAAAGCCTGAAAATCATGATAAATTAGCGTCTATCCTAAAGCATCACGTAACTCCCGGCAATTACTCCAAGGAATTTTTAAAGAAATTCAAGAAAGTTGGACAAGCAGACGGTACCGATGCTACAGTTGAGGTTAAAGGAGATGATGTATATGTGGGCGGCGCTAAAATTATTGCCAGTATTCCTGCCGGAAACGGAATTGTGCACGTAGTGGATAAAGTAATCTTACCTGCAAACTAA
- a CDS encoding NAD(P)/FAD-dependent oxidoreductase, which translates to MSILVQIAILPRQQEDSEYILELALERENLRKENIVDWRIRKRSIDARRRPIKINLQIELWLKGEKREIIPPFIPQNVEDSKRIAIIGAGPAGLYAALRAVEAGLKPIVFERGKDVRERRRDLAAINKLQIVNPESNYCFGEGGAGTYSDGKLYTRSKKRGNVLKALEWFVHFGADEDILIDAHPHIGTNKLPKIIAAMREAIIENGGEVHFNSKMTDIKIEKSEIRAIQINDRDWFEFENVILATGHSARDIYYLLHDKNIKMEAKGFAIGVRAEHPQELIDHIQYHGEDDNPYLPPASYSLVEQVDGFGVYSFCMCPGGIIAPCATEQEEVVTNGWSPSKRNNPYANSGIVVSVAPEDLPNYKKDDPFVCLDYQKYVEKRCWEAGGKSQMVPAQRMIDFVEGKISSDFPKTSYQPGIVSADLNEVLPPLLSKKLKKAFVLFGKKMKGYYTNEAVLHAPESRTSSPISIPRDPLTLEHVEIKGLYPCGEGAGYAGGIISAAIDGINCVDAIAKKESLLA; encoded by the coding sequence ATGAGCATATTGGTGCAAATTGCAATCTTACCTCGGCAGCAGGAAGATTCGGAGTATATATTGGAGCTTGCTTTGGAGAGGGAAAATCTCCGCAAAGAGAATATTGTGGATTGGCGCATTCGAAAAAGATCCATTGATGCCAGAAGAAGACCTATTAAGATAAATCTTCAGATAGAACTGTGGTTAAAAGGGGAGAAACGTGAAATAATTCCGCCGTTTATTCCACAAAATGTTGAGGATTCAAAGAGGATTGCCATAATCGGTGCCGGTCCCGCGGGACTTTATGCCGCATTAAGGGCAGTGGAGGCAGGGCTAAAACCTATTGTTTTTGAACGTGGGAAGGATGTTCGGGAAAGAAGAAGAGATCTCGCTGCCATTAATAAACTTCAGATTGTAAATCCAGAAAGTAATTATTGTTTTGGGGAAGGAGGCGCAGGAACTTATTCCGATGGGAAGCTCTACACCCGTAGCAAAAAGCGTGGAAATGTTTTAAAGGCCTTGGAATGGTTCGTCCACTTTGGGGCTGATGAAGACATACTTATTGATGCACATCCACATATTGGAACCAACAAGCTGCCAAAGATTATTGCAGCCATGCGCGAAGCAATTATAGAAAATGGGGGAGAAGTGCACTTCAATTCTAAAATGACGGATATAAAAATTGAAAAGAGTGAAATCCGGGCCATTCAGATAAATGATAGGGATTGGTTTGAATTTGAGAATGTAATCTTGGCAACAGGACATTCGGCAAGGGATATCTATTATCTCCTTCACGACAAAAATATTAAGATGGAAGCCAAAGGTTTTGCTATTGGCGTGCGGGCCGAGCATCCTCAGGAACTTATTGATCACATCCAATATCACGGCGAAGATGATAATCCATATCTTCCGCCAGCGAGTTATAGTCTGGTGGAGCAGGTTGATGGTTTTGGTGTGTATTCCTTTTGTATGTGCCCAGGTGGAATTATCGCCCCCTGCGCCACCGAACAGGAAGAAGTGGTAACCAATGGCTGGAGTCCCAGCAAGCGCAATAATCCGTACGCAAACTCGGGTATTGTTGTGAGTGTAGCACCGGAAGATTTGCCAAATTACAAAAAAGACGATCCTTTCGTGTGCCTAGATTATCAAAAATATGTGGAAAAACGATGTTGGGAAGCAGGAGGAAAATCACAAATGGTTCCCGCCCAACGGATGATCGACTTTGTTGAAGGAAAGATTTCAAGCGATTTTCCGAAAACTTCCTATCAACCGGGAATTGTTTCCGCAGATTTGAATGAGGTATTACCTCCTTTACTTTCAAAAAAACTAAAAAAGGCATTTGTGCTTTTCGGCAAGAAGATGAAAGGGTATTATACCAATGAAGCCGTTTTGCACGCGCCCGAAAGTAGAACTTCCTCTCCCATAAGTATCCCTCGAGACCCTCTTACTCTCGAACATGTGGAAATTAAGGGCTTATATCCCTGTGGTGAGGGAGCCGGTTATGCCGGGGGAATTATTTCCGCAGCAATAGATGGGATTAATTGTGTTGATGCAATAGCCAAAAAAGAAAGTCTTCTCGCCTAA
- a CDS encoding c-type cytochrome, which translates to MKHLIKSMAAIAILTLVSCGGKEEKKEDSSVKIGQSPATEVKKEEAPVSDVKPSQTIDLTNKGVGPIKSVELGATIDDALAAKGAELFKTNCTACHKADKKFIGPAPKGILERRTPEWVMNMIMDPEGMTKNDPLAHALLLEFNGSPMANQHMTEDQTRAILEYFRTL; encoded by the coding sequence ATGAAACATTTAATCAAATCAATGGCCGCAATTGCAATCTTAACTCTGGTTAGCTGCGGTGGAAAAGAAGAAAAAAAAGAGGACAGTTCAGTAAAAATTGGACAGAGCCCCGCAACCGAAGTTAAAAAGGAAGAAGCGCCTGTGTCAGATGTGAAACCTTCCCAAACTATCGACTTGACGAATAAAGGTGTAGGCCCAATTAAAAGTGTAGAACTGGGTGCAACCATTGATGATGCTTTGGCTGCAAAAGGTGCTGAACTTTTCAAAACAAACTGTACTGCTTGTCATAAAGCGGACAAAAAATTCATCGGTCCAGCTCCTAAAGGAATTTTGGAAAGAAGAACTCCAGAATGGGTAATGAATATGATTATGGATCCGGAAGGAATGACCAAAAACGATCCACTTGCACACGCCCTTTTGTTGGAATTTAATGGATCTCCAATGGCTAACCAGCACATGACCGAAGATCAAACCAGAGCAATCCTAGAATATTTTAGAACCCTATAA
- the nosZ gene encoding Sec-dependent nitrous-oxide reductase yields MKRTINILLALVMVAGLVSCNDGGNKKSKRGNQGGLSSNAAERVYVAPGEHDEFYAFMSGGFSGQLGVYGLPSGRLLKVLPVFSQNPENGWGYTEETKPMLNTSFGFVPWDDSHHPDISQTNGVLDGRWVFINGNNTPRIARIDLKNFKTEEIIEIPHSAGNHSSSFITENTEYVVAGTRFSVPIPQKDMSIKDYKGNFKGSLTFIKVDQETGHMDIKFQLMMPGFNYDLSHPGRDKSHGWFFFTTYNTEEAHTLLEVNASQNDKDFIAAINWKKIEEYVNNGGGQKVPAKYAHNIMDENTHTATSTMKTEVLQVNPMDVPGAVYFLPTPKSPHGCDVDPTGEYIIGNGKLSADLTVHSFTKMIDAIENKKFDGEAYGIPILNFEDILAGVVKQPGLGPLHTEFDDKGNAYTTFFISSEVVKWKVGTWEVIDRQPVFYSVGHGMIPGGNSRKPFGKYFVALNKITKDRYLPTGPELTQSAQLFDITGEKMELLLDFPTIGEPHYAAAIPGDMVAPNSRKIYKLAENKHPYASLSDSDTKVVREGKEVHIYMNMIRSHFNPDNIEGVKVGDKVYFHVTNHEQDFDVPHGFAVIGANNAEMLIVPGATETLVWEPKEVGVWPFYCTDFCSALHQEMQGYIRVSPADSNIGLSWSLGED; encoded by the coding sequence ATGAAAAGAACAATTAATATTTTACTTGCCCTTGTTATGGTTGCCGGTTTGGTTAGCTGTAATGACGGTGGAAACAAAAAGAGCAAAAGAGGTAACCAAGGTGGGTTGTCCTCCAATGCTGCAGAAAGAGTCTATGTTGCTCCTGGAGAACACGACGAATTCTACGCCTTTATGTCTGGTGGATTCAGTGGTCAACTTGGTGTATATGGATTGCCTTCTGGTCGTTTGCTAAAAGTTCTTCCGGTATTCTCACAAAATCCCGAGAATGGATGGGGATATACCGAAGAGACCAAGCCTATGTTAAATACATCTTTCGGTTTTGTGCCTTGGGATGACTCTCACCACCCTGATATCTCTCAAACAAACGGAGTATTGGATGGTCGTTGGGTATTTATCAATGGAAACAACACTCCTAGAATTGCCCGTATCGACCTGAAAAACTTCAAAACTGAAGAAATCATCGAGATCCCTCACAGTGCTGGTAACCACTCTTCATCTTTCATTACTGAAAACACTGAGTATGTAGTTGCAGGTACTCGTTTCTCTGTGCCAATTCCACAGAAAGACATGTCTATTAAAGACTACAAAGGAAACTTTAAAGGTTCTTTGACTTTTATAAAAGTTGATCAAGAGACAGGACACATGGATATTAAATTCCAATTGATGATGCCTGGATTTAACTATGACCTTTCACACCCTGGTCGTGATAAGAGCCACGGATGGTTCTTCTTTACCACTTATAACACTGAGGAAGCACACACCTTGTTAGAAGTGAACGCTTCTCAGAATGATAAGGACTTTATCGCTGCGATAAACTGGAAGAAAATTGAAGAGTATGTGAACAATGGTGGTGGACAGAAAGTTCCTGCAAAATATGCCCACAACATTATGGATGAGAATACGCACACGGCAACTTCTACTATGAAAACTGAAGTTCTTCAAGTAAATCCAATGGATGTTCCTGGAGCAGTTTATTTCTTGCCAACTCCAAAATCTCCGCACGGTTGTGACGTTGATCCAACAGGTGAGTACATTATTGGAAACGGAAAACTTTCTGCTGACCTAACAGTACACAGTTTCACAAAAATGATTGATGCTATCGAAAACAAGAAGTTCGATGGTGAAGCTTATGGTATTCCAATCTTAAACTTTGAGGATATCCTTGCCGGTGTTGTAAAACAACCAGGTCTTGGACCACTCCACACTGAATTTGATGACAAAGGAAATGCTTATACTACTTTCTTTATCTCTTCTGAAGTTGTAAAATGGAAAGTTGGAACTTGGGAAGTTATAGACAGACAACCCGTATTCTATTCTGTAGGTCACGGTATGATTCCTGGAGGAAACTCTCGTAAGCCATTTGGTAAATACTTTGTAGCCTTGAACAAGATTACAAAAGACAGGTACCTGCCAACAGGACCAGAGCTTACTCAATCTGCTCAGTTATTTGACATTACAGGCGAAAAGATGGAATTGTTATTGGATTTCCCAACAATTGGAGAGCCTCACTATGCAGCAGCTATTCCTGGAGATATGGTTGCACCAAATTCCAGAAAGATCTATAAACTTGCTGAGAACAAACACCCATATGCTTCTTTATCAGATTCTGATACAAAAGTTGTTCGTGAAGGAAAAGAAGTTCATATCTATATGAATATGATCCGTAGCCACTTTAACCCGGATAACATTGAAGGTGTAAAGGTTGGAGACAAAGTTTACTTCCACGTAACAAACCACGAACAAGACTTTGACGTACCACACGGTTTCGCAGTAATTGGAGCAAACAACGCTGAAATGCTTATTGTTCCTGGAGCTACTGAAACCTTGGTATGGGAGCCTAAAGAAGTAGGTGTATGGCCATTCTATTGTACTGACTTCTGTTCTGCACTTCACCAAGAAATGCAAGGATATATTCGCGTAAGTCCAGCCGACTCAAACATTGGGTTGTCTTGGAGCCTAGGTGAAGACTAA
- a CDS encoding ABC transporter permease: MLKILKYSFYDLMRSRWSYVYFLFYLLLGIVLLFLNNDLSKAVITLMNVIIILVPLIGTIFGVMYYYNSREFTELLLAQPVKRSSIFLGQYFGVATSLAMSLIVGLGLPFIFYGIFNSNAIWDFSLLLITGGFLTFIFTALAFVIALSNENRIKGFGYAILLWLFMAVIYDGLFLMSLLYFQDYPLDKFSLVATMLNPVDLSRVLILLKLDISALLGYTGAVFQKFFGTNFGVILSSIMLVLWVVIPTFFIWRIAKKKDF, encoded by the coding sequence ATGCTTAAGATATTAAAATACAGTTTTTACGATTTAATGCGAAGCCGTTGGAGCTACGTATATTTTTTGTTTTATCTTCTATTGGGAATCGTGTTATTGTTTTTGAATAACGATCTTTCAAAAGCAGTTATCACTTTGATGAACGTAATCATAATCTTAGTGCCACTGATAGGAACAATTTTCGGGGTAATGTATTATTACAACTCCCGTGAATTTACTGAACTGCTCCTTGCCCAACCGGTCAAACGAAGCTCTATATTTTTAGGACAGTATTTTGGGGTTGCCACCTCATTAGCAATGAGCTTGATTGTTGGATTGGGATTGCCCTTTATTTTCTACGGAATTTTTAATAGCAATGCCATTTGGGATTTCTCTCTTCTATTGATAACGGGAGGATTTCTCACATTTATTTTTACAGCTCTAGCATTTGTAATCGCTCTTTCCAATGAAAACAGAATAAAGGGATTTGGTTATGCCATCTTACTTTGGTTATTTATGGCAGTAATTTATGACGGACTTTTCCTAATGTCACTTCTCTATTTTCAGGATTACCCATTAGACAAATTTTCCTTGGTAGCAACAATGCTTAATCCCGTAGATCTATCACGTGTTTTGATTCTGCTCAAACTAGATATCTCTGCCTTATTAGGTTATACCGGAGCCGTTTTTCAAAAATTCTTCGGAACAAATTTTGGTGTTATCCTCTCATCCATAATGTTGGTTCTCTGGGTTGTAATCCCTACTTTTTTTATCTGGAGAATTGCCAAGAAAAAGGATTTTTAA